Proteins encoded together in one Halalkaliarchaeum sp. AArc-CO window:
- a CDS encoding signal recognition particle protein Srp54 gives MVLDDLGSSLRGTLNDLRGKSRIDEDDVGEVVKEIQRALLQADVEVGLVMELSDSIEQRALSEDPPAGTTARDHVLKIVYEELVDLVGESTELPLEPQTIMLAGLQGSGKTTTAAKMAWWFSKKGLRPAVIQTDTFRPGAYDQAKQMCERAEVEFYGDPDEDDPIEIARAGMEATADADVRIVDTAGRHALEDDLIEEIEEIEATVAPDVSLLVLDAAIGQGARDQAREFESSVGIQGVVITKLDGTAKGGGALTAVNETDSSIAFLGTGETVKDIERFEPSGFISRLLGMGDLKQLSERVERAMQETQQEDDDWEPEDLLEGEFTLKDMQRQMEAMNRMGPLDQVMDMIPGLGGGLMDQLPDDAMDVTQDRMRRFDVAMDSMTDEELENPRIVGRSRVERIARGSGVDEETIRELLEQHKMMERTLKQFQGMGEGDMQRMMKKFGGGGGAGGMGDLEELGGGKGPFG, from the coding sequence ATGGTACTCGACGACCTCGGGAGCTCCCTTCGGGGGACGCTCAACGACCTCCGCGGGAAGTCCCGCATCGACGAGGACGACGTCGGGGAGGTCGTAAAGGAGATCCAGCGCGCCCTCCTGCAGGCGGACGTCGAGGTCGGGCTGGTTATGGAGCTGTCCGACAGCATCGAACAGCGTGCGCTGTCGGAGGACCCCCCGGCGGGAACGACCGCGCGCGATCACGTCCTGAAGATCGTCTACGAGGAGCTCGTCGATCTCGTCGGCGAATCCACGGAGCTGCCGCTGGAGCCCCAGACGATCATGCTCGCCGGCCTGCAGGGGTCGGGGAAGACGACCACCGCCGCCAAGATGGCGTGGTGGTTCTCGAAGAAGGGACTCCGGCCGGCGGTGATCCAGACGGACACGTTCCGCCCGGGCGCGTACGACCAGGCCAAGCAGATGTGCGAACGCGCGGAGGTGGAGTTTTACGGCGATCCAGACGAGGACGACCCTATCGAGATCGCCCGTGCGGGAATGGAGGCGACCGCAGACGCCGACGTCCGGATCGTCGACACTGCCGGCCGACACGCCCTCGAGGACGACCTCATCGAGGAGATCGAGGAGATCGAGGCGACGGTCGCCCCGGACGTCTCCCTGCTCGTGCTCGACGCCGCGATCGGGCAGGGCGCCAGAGATCAGGCCCGGGAGTTCGAGAGTTCTGTCGGCATCCAGGGTGTCGTCATCACGAAACTCGACGGGACTGCGAAAGGTGGCGGGGCGCTGACCGCCGTCAACGAGACCGACTCCTCGATCGCGTTCCTCGGGACGGGGGAGACCGTAAAGGACATCGAGCGGTTCGAACCCTCCGGGTTCATCTCCCGGCTGCTCGGGATGGGCGATCTCAAGCAGCTCTCCGAGCGGGTCGAACGCGCGATGCAGGAGACCCAACAGGAGGACGACGACTGGGAACCCGAGGACCTGCTGGAAGGGGAGTTCACCCTGAAGGACATGCAGCGCCAGATGGAGGCGATGAACCGGATGGGGCCGCTGGACCAGGTGATGGACATGATCCCCGGACTCGGCGGCGGGCTGATGGATCAGCTGCCCGACGACGCGATGGACGTCACCCAGGACCGGATGCGCCGGTTCGACGTCGCGATGGACTCGATGACAGACGAGGAACTGGAGAACCCCAGAATCGTCGGCCGATCGCGCGTCGAGCGCATCGCCCGCGGCTCCGGCGTCGACGAGGAGACCATCCGGGAACTCCTCGAACAGCACAAGATGATGGAGCGGACGCTCAAACAGTTCCAGGGGATGGGCGAGGGCGACATGCAGCGGATGATGAAGAAGTTCGGCGGCGGGGGCGGCGCCGGCGGCATGGGCGACCTCGAGGAGCTGGGCGGCGGCAAGGGTCCGTTCGGCTGA
- a CDS encoding MFS transporter, translated as MGRNPGDGRGASRRLRDRLGGLTRFDVLALTAAIWFLGKFLRYAFPPLFEPFQGTYGVSNAEVGAAFTGFMLVYAAMQFPSGALADRLGSVRVVVAGAALAAVGALAVAVGSVAGAAAGFGVLVATMLVMGGGTGAHKTVAIRLLARVYPARTGRALGAFDTVGTFGGVVAPIAVVAFTTGLLSGLPGDPWRWLFFSAGLVGVALAVAFLRRVPGRLQAEHAETESAVAESPAAESAVGESADVDSGDSVDDDRSVEEKTGSNPALRRYVRLFSGRRLAAFVVVTLSFSFAYNGLVAFLPLYLTREAGLAAATAGGLYSLLFLVSFVQLFSGEASDRAGQLPVIVAALSLATAGVLALVLLPIGGTPGGALGVAVAVAVGGIGMHGFRPVRGSYLMVVLPDDIAGGALGVVRTGLMGAGAVAPVIIGVISDGVGFRPAFALLAAAMATAATIAVGLWLTAERA; from the coding sequence GTGGGCCGAAACCCCGGCGACGGACGTGGCGCCAGTCGACGCCTCCGCGACCGCCTCGGAGGGCTCACACGCTTCGACGTCCTCGCGCTGACCGCGGCCATCTGGTTTCTCGGGAAGTTCCTCCGGTACGCGTTCCCGCCGCTTTTCGAACCGTTTCAGGGGACGTACGGCGTCTCGAACGCGGAAGTCGGCGCAGCGTTCACCGGGTTCATGCTCGTGTACGCCGCGATGCAGTTCCCCTCCGGCGCGCTCGCGGACCGGCTGGGATCGGTGCGGGTCGTCGTCGCGGGTGCAGCGCTTGCAGCGGTCGGGGCGCTCGCCGTGGCGGTCGGCTCCGTCGCCGGGGCTGCCGCCGGGTTCGGCGTCCTCGTCGCGACGATGCTCGTGATGGGTGGGGGGACCGGCGCCCACAAGACGGTCGCCATCCGGCTGCTCGCCCGCGTCTATCCGGCCCGGACTGGTCGGGCGCTGGGCGCGTTCGATACGGTCGGAACGTTCGGCGGCGTTGTCGCGCCGATCGCCGTCGTCGCGTTCACCACCGGGCTGCTCTCGGGGCTCCCGGGTGATCCCTGGCGATGGCTCTTCTTTTCGGCGGGACTCGTCGGCGTCGCCCTCGCGGTTGCGTTCCTCCGGCGGGTTCCCGGTCGACTCCAGGCCGAACACGCCGAGACCGAATCCGCCGTCGCGGAATCACCCGCCGCCGAATCCGCCGTCGGCGAATCAGCCGACGTCGATTCCGGCGATTCGGTCGACGACGACCGATCCGTCGAGGAGAAGACTGGCTCGAATCCCGCCCTCCGACGATACGTGAGGCTGTTTTCCGGTCGTCGTCTCGCCGCGTTCGTCGTGGTGACGCTGTCGTTTTCGTTCGCGTACAACGGACTGGTAGCCTTTCTTCCGCTGTATCTCACCCGCGAAGCCGGGCTTGCGGCGGCGACCGCCGGCGGACTGTACAGCCTGTTGTTTCTGGTCAGTTTTGTCCAGCTGTTCTCGGGGGAGGCGAGCGACCGGGCGGGACAGCTTCCCGTGATCGTCGCGGCGCTGTCGCTGGCCACGGCCGGCGTGCTCGCGTTGGTGCTGCTCCCGATCGGGGGCACGCCCGGGGGTGCCCTCGGTGTCGCGGTCGCGGTCGCGGTCGGCGGGATCGGGATGCACGGGTTCAGGCCGGTGCGGGGCTCGTATCTCATGGTCGTCCTGCCCGACGACATCGCCGGCGGCGCGCTCGGAGTCGTCCGAACCGGATTGATGGGGGCGGGCGCGGTCGCCCCCGTGATAATCGGGGTTATCTCGGACGGAGTCGGCTTCCGCCCCGCATTCGCGCTGCTCGCGGCCGCGATGGCCACGGCGGCGACGATCGCGGTCGGCCTTTGGCTCACCGCAGAGCGGGCGTGA